One region of Chlamydia psittaci 6BC genomic DNA includes:
- the rplQ gene encoding 50S ribosomal protein L17 — translation MQHARKKFRVGRTSAHNRCMLANMLKSLIHQERIETTLPKAKELRRHADKMITLAKKNTLAARRLAVARLMIRYNKLTSKEARQAKGGDLSVYNVDRKVINKLFDELGSRFVSRNGGYTRILKMQNRVGDNARKCIIEFLAN, via the coding sequence ATGCAACACGCTAGAAAGAAATTTAGAGTTGGTCGTACTTCTGCGCATAATCGTTGTATGTTAGCTAACATGTTAAAATCTCTAATCCACCAAGAAAGAATAGAAACTACTTTGCCTAAAGCAAAAGAGTTACGTCGTCATGCGGATAAGATGATTACTTTGGCTAAGAAAAATACATTGGCTGCAAGACGTTTAGCTGTTGCTAGGCTAATGATTCGATACAATAAGTTGACAAGCAAAGAAGCTCGTCAAGCTAAAGGTGGTGACTTGTCGGTTTATAACGTAGACCGTAAGGTGATCAATAAGCTATTCGATGAATTAGGTTCTCGTTTTGTCTCTAGAAATGGTGGCTACACTCGTATTTTGAAAATGCAAAATAGAGTTGGTGATAATGCACGAAAGTGTATTATAGAATTTTTAGCTAATTAG
- the gap gene encoding type I glyceraldehyde-3-phosphate dehydrogenase, which produces MKVVINGFGRIGRLVLRQLLKRNSSIEVVAVNDLVPGEALTYLFKHDSTHGRFPAEVSHENGCLVVDGRKIQLLAQSDVQKLPWKDLGVDVVIESTGLFTKKEDAEKHLASGAKRVLITAPAKGDVPTFVMGVNEHKFDPEKDLVISNASCTTNCLAPLAKVLLDSFGIEEGLMTTVHAATATQSVVDGPSKKDWRGGRGAFQNIIPASTGAAKAVALCLPELKNKLTGMAFRVPVADVSVVDLTVRLQKSTTYEEICKVVKEASETHLSGILGYTDQEVVSSDFIGCEYSSIFDAGAGIALTDRFFKLVAWYDNEIGYATRIVDLLEYVAKNSK; this is translated from the coding sequence ATGAAGGTTGTAATTAACGGTTTTGGTCGGATAGGAAGATTGGTTTTAAGACAACTTTTGAAAAGAAATTCTTCTATCGAAGTTGTAGCTGTCAATGATCTTGTCCCGGGAGAGGCGTTAACATACCTATTTAAACACGATTCTACTCACGGCCGTTTCCCAGCAGAAGTATCTCATGAAAACGGCTGTCTTGTTGTCGATGGCCGTAAAATCCAATTGCTGGCTCAATCTGACGTTCAAAAGCTTCCTTGGAAGGATTTAGGTGTAGACGTTGTCATTGAAAGCACAGGTTTGTTCACTAAAAAAGAAGATGCAGAAAAGCATCTCGCTTCTGGTGCTAAACGTGTTTTGATTACAGCTCCTGCAAAAGGTGATGTCCCTACATTTGTAATGGGAGTAAATGAACATAAATTTGATCCTGAAAAAGATTTAGTTATTTCTAATGCTTCATGTACTACAAATTGTCTTGCTCCTTTAGCTAAGGTTTTATTGGATAGTTTTGGTATAGAAGAAGGGTTAATGACCACCGTGCACGCCGCTACAGCCACACAAAGCGTTGTAGACGGTCCTTCAAAAAAAGATTGGAGAGGCGGTAGAGGCGCTTTTCAAAATATCATTCCTGCTTCTACTGGAGCTGCGAAAGCTGTTGCTCTATGTTTGCCTGAACTCAAGAATAAATTAACTGGAATGGCGTTTCGAGTCCCTGTAGCTGATGTTTCTGTAGTTGACCTTACTGTAAGATTACAGAAATCAACCACATATGAAGAAATATGTAAGGTTGTTAAAGAAGCTTCAGAAACGCATTTAAGTGGGATTTTAGGTTATACAGATCAAGAAGTAGTTTCTTCTGATTTTATAGGATGTGAATATTCTTCTATATTTGATGCTGGCGCAGGAATAGCGTTAACTGATCGCTTTTTCAAACTAGTTGCTTGGTATGATAATGAGATAGGATATGCAACCCGCATAGTTGATTTATTAGAGTATGTAGCAAAGAACTCTAAATAA
- the grgA gene encoding GrgA family transcription factor, protein MYFTRDPVIETVITSREGYKLSIRNTKQLSQDPFVVEAVEVISLGNTCFFRNCDHSKPFIVPAGDYEVMEVRDTKINLKAVGLDRGIKIAGGREALIKLPKAAPVAVVEENTSETVAVETPQETPAAPAPHSTTRKEKKEHKGDKWKEKKKQGRKKTNKEVSEVVGSSQEIIDTVTEELWEESQENKLGEQKKFSLLPPPAKLISEIISQAVSDPTATSADLDESLQALVTESSDVINALLSGDQTIIFPEEEIETANACEQSLPSSFPTEDE, encoded by the coding sequence GTGTATTTTACAAGAGATCCAGTTATTGAAACTGTCATTACTTCGAGGGAAGGATACAAACTGTCAATTCGCAACACTAAGCAGCTTTCTCAAGATCCTTTTGTTGTTGAAGCAGTTGAAGTGATCTCTTTAGGGAATACGTGTTTTTTCCGCAATTGTGATCACAGCAAACCTTTTATCGTTCCTGCTGGCGATTATGAAGTGATGGAAGTCCGAGATACTAAGATCAATCTTAAAGCTGTAGGTTTAGATCGTGGTATTAAAATTGCAGGGGGCCGAGAAGCTTTAATTAAATTACCTAAAGCAGCTCCTGTAGCAGTTGTGGAAGAAAACACTTCGGAAACCGTTGCAGTTGAAACTCCTCAAGAAACTCCTGCTGCACCTGCTCCTCATTCTACAACTAGAAAAGAGAAAAAGGAGCATAAAGGAGATAAATGGAAAGAGAAGAAAAAGCAAGGGCGTAAAAAAACTAATAAGGAAGTATCAGAAGTAGTAGGATCATCTCAAGAGATTATTGATACTGTTACGGAAGAACTTTGGGAAGAATCTCAGGAAAATAAATTGGGTGAGCAGAAGAAGTTTTCATTATTGCCTCCTCCAGCGAAATTAATTTCTGAGATCATTTCTCAAGCCGTCTCTGATCCTACAGCGACCTCAGCGGATTTGGATGAGTCTCTACAAGCATTAGTTACTGAAAGTTCCGACGTAATCAATGCTTTATTGTCAGGTGATCAGACAATTATTTTCCCTGAAGAAGAAATAGAGACAGCAAACGCTTGCGAACAGTCTTTGCCCTCTTCTTTCCCAACAGAAGATGAGTAA
- the ruvC gene encoding crossover junction endodeoxyribonuclease RuvC: MTQLIMGIDPGTLVSGYAIILVEQRYKIRAHSYGAIRLSSKDSLTQRYKQLFQTLSGVLDNVTPDAVVLETQYVHKNPQSAIKLGMGRGVLVLAAALRDIPVFEYTPNVAKRAVVGKGNASKQQVQLMVSKILNIPDVLNSNCEDIADAFALAICHAHTSAYTCLGVR, encoded by the coding sequence ATGACGCAATTGATTATGGGGATAGATCCTGGAACCTTAGTTTCTGGGTATGCAATTATCCTTGTTGAGCAGCGTTACAAGATCCGAGCCCATAGTTATGGAGCTATTCGATTATCTTCCAAAGATTCATTAACACAACGTTATAAGCAGCTTTTCCAAACACTATCTGGAGTATTAGATAATGTCACTCCCGATGCCGTTGTACTTGAAACCCAATATGTTCATAAGAATCCTCAAAGTGCTATAAAGTTAGGCATGGGACGAGGAGTACTCGTTTTAGCTGCTGCTTTACGCGATATCCCCGTTTTTGAATATACGCCCAATGTGGCTAAGAGAGCTGTTGTAGGTAAGGGAAATGCAAGTAAACAGCAAGTGCAACTTATGGTTAGCAAGATTTTGAATATTCCTGATGTTTTAAATTCGAATTGTGAGGATATTGCAGATGCATTTGCATTAGCGATATGCCACGCGCATACTTCTGCGTATACTTGTTTGGGAGTTCGGTGA
- the ruvA gene encoding Holliday junction branch migration protein RuvA, protein MYDYIRGVLTYISSGTMVVESQGLGFSIFAPDRWLMELSSQLHRELIVYTYTVVRETEHVLYGFNTRGERECFRMLISFSGVGPKTGLAILNTFSLSKLCSIARAEDIKAIASVPGIGKKTAEKLMVDLKQKLADLLPLDSQITASWGPAKPSCMEEGIQALAALGYPKSSAERMIAEAMSELPDHASIAEILPIALKKNLQGLNKS, encoded by the coding sequence ATGTACGACTATATTCGTGGTGTGCTTACTTATATCAGTTCAGGAACTATGGTAGTTGAAAGTCAGGGACTGGGGTTTAGTATTTTTGCTCCTGATAGATGGCTTATGGAATTGTCAAGTCAACTACACCGCGAGCTTATAGTCTATACTTATACTGTTGTTCGTGAAACTGAGCATGTTCTCTATGGATTTAATACTCGTGGAGAACGCGAGTGTTTCCGTATGTTAATTTCATTTTCAGGAGTGGGACCTAAGACAGGTTTAGCGATTTTAAATACATTTTCTCTTAGCAAATTGTGTTCTATAGCTCGTGCTGAGGATATCAAAGCTATAGCTTCTGTTCCGGGTATAGGGAAGAAAACAGCTGAGAAACTTATGGTGGATTTGAAGCAAAAGCTTGCAGACTTACTCCCTTTAGATTCGCAAATCACCGCTTCTTGGGGACCAGCAAAACCTTCTTGTATGGAAGAGGGAATACAAGCTTTAGCAGCATTAGGCTATCCAAAATCCTCAGCAGAGAGAATGATCGCCGAAGCTATGAGCGAGCTCCCGGATCATGCGTCAATAGCAGAAATTCTTCCTATTGCTCTAAAGAAGAATTTACAAGGTTTGAACAAGAGCTAG
- the ndk gene encoding nucleoside-diphosphate kinase, with the protein MEQTLSIIKPDSVSKAHIGEIIAIFEKSGFRIAAMKMLHLSVKEAEGFYAVHKSRPFFQELVDFMISGPVVVMVLEGDNAVARNREIMGATNPQEAAQGTIRAQFGESIGINAVHGSDSLENAAIEINYFFSKVEIVNSAA; encoded by the coding sequence ATGGAACAAACGCTATCAATTATCAAACCTGATTCTGTTAGTAAGGCTCATATTGGTGAGATTATTGCTATCTTTGAAAAATCAGGATTTCGCATAGCTGCTATGAAAATGTTGCATTTATCAGTGAAAGAAGCAGAAGGCTTTTACGCTGTTCATAAATCGCGTCCATTTTTCCAAGAGTTAGTAGATTTTATGATTTCTGGTCCTGTAGTGGTTATGGTTCTTGAAGGTGATAATGCTGTAGCTCGTAATAGAGAAATTATGGGGGCGACAAATCCTCAAGAAGCCGCTCAAGGAACTATCCGCGCTCAATTTGGTGAGTCTATAGGAATTAATGCAGTTCATGGTTCTGATAGTTTGGAAAACGCTGCTATAGAAATTAACTATTTCTTCAGCAAAGTCGAAATAGTGAATTCTGCTGCTTAG
- a CDS encoding lipoate--protein ligase family protein: protein MLTNKCIFLNLSGKTIFEQLQIEEALLRNSKENFCIINFNTPEAVVLGISRQPSEDLYISELRSDNIPIIKRYSGGGTVFIDNNSLFVTWIMNSSQHMVHSQDLMQWSYGIYAPIFPKTFALHENDYTLGEKKIAGNAQYIQKSRWVHHTTFLWDMDINKLSRYLPIPQKQPAYRKQRLHQDFLTTIRPWFPTKESFFNKLKTSASSRFIWETLSENELKEILEKPHRKSTILL, encoded by the coding sequence ATGCTCACCAATAAATGTATTTTCTTAAATCTGTCCGGGAAAACTATCTTTGAGCAACTGCAAATAGAAGAAGCCCTTCTTCGCAATTCCAAAGAAAACTTTTGTATTATTAATTTTAATACGCCGGAAGCTGTGGTCCTCGGCATTTCCAGGCAGCCTAGTGAAGACCTTTATATCTCCGAATTACGATCTGATAATATACCTATAATTAAGCGCTACAGCGGTGGCGGCACAGTATTTATCGATAACAACAGTTTATTCGTAACTTGGATTATGAATTCCTCCCAACATATGGTGCATTCTCAAGATCTAATGCAATGGTCTTACGGTATCTATGCTCCTATTTTCCCAAAGACATTTGCCTTACATGAGAATGATTATACCCTGGGAGAAAAAAAAATTGCAGGTAATGCTCAATATATCCAGAAATCTCGTTGGGTCCACCATACGACATTTCTCTGGGATATGGATATAAATAAACTCTCACGTTATTTACCAATACCCCAAAAGCAACCAGCATACAGAAAACAACGTCTACACCAAGATTTTCTGACAACTATTCGTCCGTGGTTCCCTACTAAAGAAAGTTTTTTCAATAAACTAAAAACCTCTGCAAGTAGTCGTTTTATCTGGGAAACTCTTTCAGAAAATGAACTGAAAGAAATCTTAGAAAAACCACACAGGAAATCCACAATCTTACTGTAA
- the mnmG gene encoding tRNA uridine-5-carboxymethylaminomethyl(34) synthesis enzyme MnmG — translation MWTHPINYDVIVVGAGHAGCEAAFCSAKMGASVLILSSNLDTIAKLSCNPAVGGIGKGHIVREIDALGGIMAEVTDQSGIQFRILNQTKGPAVRAPRAQVDKQMYHIHMKRLLESCPGLHIMQGTVESLLDNENVIQGVTTKEGIAYLGKTVILSSGTFMRGLIHIGDLNFPGGRLGDPAATGLSLALKERGFPISRLKTGTPPRLLASSIDFSVTEEQPGDPGVGFVHRSEPFVPPLPQVSCYITHTTEKTKEIIAANIHRSALYGGRIEGIGPRYCPSIEDKIVKFADKERHHIFIEPEGIHTQEVYVNGLSTSMPFDVQYDMIRSVRGLENAIITRPAYAIEYDYVHGNVIYPTLESKLIEGLFLCGQINGTTGYEEAAAQGLIAGINAVNKVLKKPAFVPSRQESYIGVMLDDLTTQILDEPYRMFTGRAEHRLLLRQDNACLRLSHYGHDLGLLSKERYEIFEHQKQIIEEEKLRLSKTFKKYGNSVVSLAKALCRPEVSYDALKEAFPEDVRDYGSTLNASLEMEIKYAGYIDRQKALIHSLSKSENMIIPEDIDYQSISSLSLEAREKLAKFTPRTIGSASRISGIACADIQVLMVAVKKHAHQ, via the coding sequence ATGTGGACTCACCCAATTAATTACGATGTCATTGTAGTTGGAGCTGGGCACGCAGGTTGCGAGGCTGCATTTTGTTCTGCAAAAATGGGAGCCTCCGTACTCATTCTATCTTCAAACTTAGATACTATTGCTAAGTTAAGTTGTAACCCTGCTGTTGGTGGTATCGGGAAGGGGCATATTGTGCGAGAAATCGATGCTCTGGGCGGTATCATGGCAGAGGTTACTGATCAGTCTGGGATACAATTTCGTATCTTGAATCAGACCAAAGGTCCTGCTGTCCGTGCGCCAAGAGCTCAAGTTGATAAGCAAATGTATCATATTCATATGAAACGCTTATTAGAGAGCTGTCCTGGCCTACATATCATGCAAGGTACAGTTGAGTCTTTGCTCGACAATGAGAACGTTATTCAAGGCGTCACAACAAAAGAAGGCATTGCTTACCTGGGGAAAACAGTTATTCTGTCTTCCGGGACGTTTATGCGTGGTTTAATTCATATTGGGGATCTTAATTTCCCTGGAGGACGTCTTGGAGATCCTGCAGCAACAGGATTATCACTAGCATTAAAAGAACGTGGTTTCCCAATCAGCAGATTAAAGACAGGCACGCCTCCGCGTTTGCTGGCTTCCTCTATAGATTTTTCTGTAACTGAAGAACAACCCGGAGATCCAGGCGTAGGCTTTGTACATAGAAGTGAGCCGTTTGTCCCTCCCTTACCTCAAGTATCGTGTTACATTACCCACACTACAGAAAAAACTAAGGAGATTATTGCGGCCAACATTCACCGCTCAGCTCTTTATGGAGGACGCATTGAAGGCATAGGCCCACGATACTGTCCATCGATTGAGGATAAAATTGTAAAATTTGCTGATAAAGAGCGTCATCATATCTTCATAGAACCTGAAGGAATTCATACTCAGGAAGTCTACGTAAACGGTCTGTCTACATCTATGCCTTTTGATGTACAGTACGACATGATCCGTTCAGTCCGTGGGTTAGAAAACGCGATCATCACTCGTCCTGCTTATGCTATTGAATATGATTATGTTCATGGAAATGTTATTTACCCTACCCTAGAAAGTAAGCTAATAGAAGGCTTATTTTTATGCGGACAGATCAATGGAACAACAGGATATGAAGAGGCTGCGGCTCAAGGGTTGATCGCTGGGATTAACGCAGTCAACAAAGTACTAAAAAAACCTGCGTTTGTTCCTTCGCGGCAAGAATCTTATATTGGAGTTATGTTAGATGACCTGACAACTCAAATATTGGACGAACCTTACCGTATGTTCACAGGAAGAGCAGAACATCGCCTTCTTCTAAGGCAAGATAACGCCTGCTTACGTTTGTCTCACTACGGTCATGATTTAGGATTGTTAAGCAAAGAGCGTTACGAGATTTTTGAACATCAAAAACAAATTATAGAAGAAGAGAAACTCCGTTTAAGCAAGACATTTAAAAAGTATGGGAATTCTGTTGTTTCCTTAGCGAAGGCTCTATGCCGTCCAGAAGTATCCTACGACGCGCTTAAAGAAGCATTCCCTGAAGACGTTCGGGACTACGGTTCTACGCTTAACGCTTCATTAGAAATGGAAATTAAGTACGCAGGATACATAGATCGTCAGAAAGCTTTGATTCATAGTCTATCAAAATCAGAGAATATGATTATTCCTGAAGATATAGACTACCAAAGTATTTCTTCTTTAAGTTTAGAAGCTAGAGAAAAGCTAGCGAAATTTACCCCAAGAACTATAGGGTCTGCATCAAGAATATCAGGAATCGCCTGTGCTGATATTCAAGTGTTGATGGTTGCTGTAAAAAAACATGCTCACCAATAA
- a CDS encoding AURKAIP1/COX24 domain-containing protein codes for MSSVKKKRRLKIAKHKRNKRRRRDRHKNK; via the coding sequence ATGTCATCTGTTAAGAAAAAACGAAGACTTAAAATCGCTAAACATAAGCGTAATAAAAGACGCCGAAGAGACCGTCATAAAAATAAATAA